Part of the Micromonospora inyonensis genome, GGCTCCCCGCCCGCCGTCCGGCGCGGCACCGGGGGTTAAACCCGGTCAGCCGGGTATCCGTGCGGTCCAACGACAACGGGGAGGGAACATGTTGGGTATCAAACGGCTCGGGGTGCTGGCTGCCCTGATCCTGGTCGGGCTGGCACCCGCCGCCGCGGCCCAGGCGGCCCAGCCGTCGACGCAGGACCGGCAGTACCTGCAGGCGGTCCACCAGGTGAACCTGGCCGAGATCGTCACCGGCGAACTGGCCCAGCAGAAGGGGCAGAACCAGCGGGTCAAGGACCTGGGTGCCCGCTTCGTCACCGACCACACCCAGTTCGACCAGACCGTGCAGGACACGGCGAAGCAGCTCGGCGTCGAGCTGCCGACCGAGCCGACCGCGGACCAGCAGGCCGTGGTGGACCAGCTGAACAACGTCAACGGTGCCGAGTTCGACCGGCAGTGGGTGACCGCCGAGCTGGCCGGGCACGTCCAGGCCATCCAGGCCACCCAGACCGAGATCTCGCAGGGCACCGAGCAGTCCGTGGTGCAGCTGGCCCAGGACGCCCTGCCGGTGCTCCAGGCGCACTACGACGAGCTGGTGTCCCTGGCGGAGGAGTTGGGCGTGCCGGTTCCGCAGGCCAGTGCCAGCGGTACCCCGGGTCCGGGCACCAGTGGTACGCCCGCGCCGGCTCCGTCGGTGACCACGCCGTCCGCCCCGGGTGGTACGGCCACCACGCCGGCCCCGGGTGGCACCACCGGTCCGGGGCAGGGTGGCGTCACCGAGACGCCGGCCCCGACGGGTAGCTGATCAACTGCACGAGCGCCGGTCCACCTCCGGGTGGGCCGGCGTACGTGTGTCCCCGGGACCGGTGCCCGCCGCGCTCCGGTGGGTCCGGGGCGCGTGCTTCGGCTCAGTCGGCGTTGGCCAGCCCGATCGCGAACGCCTCCTCCAGGTCGTGCTGCGAGTACGCCCGGAAGGCGATGTGCGACTCGGTGTTGAGCACCCCGGGAACCTTGGAGATGCGGCCGGCGATCACCTGGGCGATCTGCTCGAACTCGCGTACCCGGACCATGGCGATGAGGTCCACGTGACCGGCCACCGAGTAGACCTCGCTGACCCCGGGCAGGGCGGCGAGCGCCTCGGCCACCTCGGGGATCGCGTCGGTGGCACAGTCGATCAGCACGATGGCGGTGATCACGGGGAACTTCTCCGTTCGTCGACGTCACGCCCATGCTAGTGGCTGCCGGGTCCCCGGACTCCGCCCGCCGCCCCGCCGCCCGGCGGGCGCTGGGTGGAAGCAGGGGACCCCTGCACGACAGAAAGCGGTAACAAGGGACCCCTGCTTCCACTGGAGCACCCGGTCGGCTGCTTCCACTTGAGCGCCCCGGTCGGCTGCTTCGGCCGTTCGGGCGACTCGGCACGGAGAGGGGTCAGTGGGGGGCGGTGACGGTGAGGTCGTCGTTGGCCCGGATGACGCCGTGCAGCCGCTCGTCGGGGCGGACCGTCGATCCGGGCCAGACCACCGAGCGGGTCACCGTGCCGGCGACCACCGCGCCCGCGCCGACCACCGACCGCGTGCAGCGGCCGGTCACCGTGGCGGCCGGGTCGACCAGGTTGCCGTCCCCGGCGGCGTGCAGGTTCGCGGTCAGGTAGTCGCCCGGGGTGCCGGTGTCGTAGAACGTGCCGGCGAACGGCACCACCTCCAGCGCCCCGGCCGCCT contains:
- a CDS encoding Lrp/AsnC family transcriptional regulator; protein product: MITAIVLIDCATDAIPEVAEALAALPGVSEVYSVAGHVDLIAMVRVREFEQIAQVIAGRISKVPGVLNTESHIAFRAYSQHDLEEAFAIGLANAD
- a CDS encoding DUF4142 domain-containing protein, yielding MLGIKRLGVLAALILVGLAPAAAAQAAQPSTQDRQYLQAVHQVNLAEIVTGELAQQKGQNQRVKDLGARFVTDHTQFDQTVQDTAKQLGVELPTEPTADQQAVVDQLNNVNGAEFDRQWVTAELAGHVQAIQATQTEISQGTEQSVVQLAQDALPVLQAHYDELVSLAEELGVPVPQASASGTPGPGTSGTPAPAPSVTTPSAPGGTATTPAPGGTTGPGQGGVTETPAPTGS